The Brassica napus cultivar Da-Ae chromosome C7, Da-Ae, whole genome shotgun sequence genome has a segment encoding these proteins:
- the LOC106411397 gene encoding 50S ribosomal protein L19-2, chloroplastic, with translation MATSSHLLVPQALHMIPRIPTKNLGVSSFILSVNSRISVSRVSLKHSISNFGFAMDSRKRREFVAKAEESTEGEDTEAVSEDVAETVEATEVEEDKPPWKPRTKLGDVMGILNQKAIEVSEKVRPVPEIRTGDIVEIKLEVPENRRRLSIYKGIVMSRQNAGIHTTIRIRRIIAGIGVEIVFPIYSPNIKEIKVVSHRKVRRARLYYLRDKLPRLSTFK, from the exons ATGGCGACGAGCTCTCATCTTCTTGTTCCTCAG GCACTGCACATGATTCCGAGAATCCCTACTAAGAATCTAGGTGTTTCTTCATTTATACTATCAGTGAACTCTCGGATTTCAGTTTCTAGGGTTTCTCTAAAACACTCCATCTCGAACTTTGGCTTCGCAATGGATTCCAGGAAGAGAAGGGAGTTTGTCGCTAAAGCCGAAGAGAGCACTGAAGGTGAAGACACTGAAGCAGTTTCGGAGGATGTTGCTGAAACAGTAGAAGCCACTGAGGTGGAGGAAGATAAACCTCCGTGGAAGCCAAGGACTAAGCTCGGAGATGTCATGGGG ATACTGAACCAGAAAGCAATTGAGGTTTCAGAGAAAGTAAGACCGGTTCCAGAGATTAGGACAGGGGACATTGTAGAGATCAAACTG GAAGTTCCTGAGAACAGACGTAGGCTATCCATCTACAAAGGGATAGTGATGTCTAGGCAAAACGCAGGCATCCACACTACTATTCGTATCCGGAGAATCATTGCAGGCATCGGTGTTGAAATCGTTTTTCCTAT ATACTCGCCCAACATAAAGGAGATAAAAGTGGTGAGTCACAGGAAAGTGAGAAGAGCAAGGCTTTACTATCTCAGGGACAAACTTCCTCGTCTCTCTACTTTTAAATGA